One part of the Lapillicoccus jejuensis genome encodes these proteins:
- a CDS encoding DEAD/DEAH box helicase, whose amino-acid sequence MSAADRYAAAMERSRREREQPSHAELDRFAAGFDFPLDDFQLEGCRALEAGRGVLVAAPTGAGKTVVGEFAVHLALATGRKAFYTTPIKALSNQKYQDLARRHGADKVGLLTGDSSVNSEAPVVVMTTEVLRNMLYGASPTLEGLGYVVMDEVHYLADRFRGAVWEEVIIHLPPQVLVASLSATVSNAEEFGAWLKEVRGAVDVVVSEHRPVPLWQHMMVGRDLFDLFVDEVFDPSNADDGREDELRAGATARVSPDLLAAVGAVSRRQREEQGGWQRAVRQGRAGRGGPRGRGGPGPSHGSSYGASSSRSSVNASVGSRPGGGPSRAEVLSRLDRDGLLPAITFIFSRAGCEAAVAQLLADDVRLVEEAEGERIRHLVEERVSALADEDLSVIGYWDFVEGLTRGFAAHHAGMLPTFREVVEELFTAGRVRAVFATETLALGINMPARTVVLERLVKFNGEAHVDITPAEYTQLTGRAGRRGIDVEGHAVVLWKRGLDPLGVAGLASTRTYPLRSSFRPTSNMAVNLVARVGREPAAAILETSFAQFQADRSMVGHARTIRRNEEALAGYAEAMTCHLGDFSEYAALRHQLQRLEKDAAKQRAASRRTEAAISLEALKVGDVIKIPSGRREGWAVVVATPRGARGEHGAPSVVTHDRKLWRLTLDDVPTPVEPVTTLRVPKGFNAKSPKERRDLATSLRVAVPHDPPPSRRAVAATAAAEAAEVEELRRRIRAHPCHQCPDRETHARWAERWWRLTRETDGLRRKVEGRTGSVARTFDRICDLLEELGYLDEDGTRVTPAGERLRRLYGEKDLLTAECLRQGVWQRLDPAGLAALVSTLVHEPRREEVEVAPRMPNDDVAEAWHATVGVWSRLEDAQDQHDLPRTPAPEGGMAWMVHRWASGARLETVLRDSEIAAGDFVRRCKQIVDVLDQLADAAPSPVFRATAQAAVDKVLRGVVAADRVD is encoded by the coding sequence ATGTCCGCTGCCGACCGGTACGCCGCGGCGATGGAGCGGTCGCGCCGCGAGCGCGAGCAGCCCTCCCACGCCGAGCTCGACCGGTTCGCCGCCGGGTTCGACTTCCCCCTCGACGACTTCCAGCTCGAGGGGTGCCGAGCCCTCGAGGCCGGGCGCGGGGTCCTCGTCGCCGCCCCGACCGGGGCCGGCAAGACCGTCGTCGGGGAGTTCGCCGTCCACCTCGCACTCGCCACCGGCCGCAAGGCGTTCTACACGACGCCGATCAAGGCGCTGTCGAACCAGAAGTACCAGGACCTCGCGCGCCGCCACGGCGCCGACAAGGTCGGGCTGCTCACCGGCGACTCGTCGGTCAACAGCGAGGCGCCGGTCGTCGTCATGACGACCGAGGTGCTGCGCAACATGCTGTACGGCGCCTCGCCCACCCTCGAGGGGCTCGGCTACGTCGTCATGGACGAGGTGCACTACCTCGCCGACCGGTTCCGCGGCGCCGTCTGGGAGGAGGTGATCATCCACCTGCCCCCGCAGGTGCTGGTCGCCTCGCTGTCGGCGACGGTGAGCAACGCCGAGGAGTTCGGCGCCTGGCTGAAGGAGGTGCGCGGCGCGGTCGACGTCGTCGTCTCCGAGCACCGTCCGGTGCCGCTGTGGCAGCACATGATGGTCGGCCGCGACCTCTTCGACCTGTTCGTCGACGAGGTGTTCGACCCCAGCAACGCCGACGACGGCCGCGAGGACGAGCTGCGCGCCGGTGCGACCGCCCGGGTCAGCCCCGACCTGCTCGCCGCCGTGGGCGCCGTCTCCCGGCGCCAGCGCGAGGAGCAGGGCGGCTGGCAGCGCGCCGTACGGCAGGGGCGGGCCGGCCGCGGCGGGCCACGGGGCCGCGGTGGCCCCGGGCCGTCGCACGGCTCGTCGTACGGCGCCTCGTCCTCGCGCTCGTCGGTCAACGCCTCCGTGGGGTCGCGCCCGGGTGGCGGGCCGTCGCGGGCCGAGGTGCTGTCGCGGCTCGATCGCGACGGGCTGCTGCCGGCGATCACCTTCATCTTCAGCCGCGCCGGCTGCGAGGCCGCCGTCGCGCAGCTGCTCGCCGACGACGTCCGGCTCGTCGAGGAGGCCGAGGGCGAGCGGATCCGGCATCTGGTGGAGGAGCGGGTCTCGGCACTGGCCGACGAGGACCTGTCGGTCATCGGCTACTGGGACTTCGTCGAGGGTCTGACCCGCGGGTTCGCCGCCCACCACGCAGGGATGCTGCCGACCTTCCGCGAGGTCGTCGAGGAGCTGTTCACCGCCGGGCGGGTGCGGGCGGTGTTCGCCACCGAGACCCTGGCGCTGGGGATCAACATGCCCGCGCGCACCGTCGTGCTCGAGCGGCTGGTGAAGTTCAACGGCGAGGCGCACGTCGACATCACGCCGGCCGAGTACACCCAGCTGACCGGTCGCGCCGGCCGGCGCGGGATCGACGTCGAGGGCCACGCCGTCGTGCTGTGGAAGCGGGGGCTCGACCCGCTCGGCGTCGCCGGTCTGGCCTCGACCCGCACCTACCCGCTGCGCTCGAGCTTCCGGCCGACGTCGAACATGGCCGTCAACCTCGTCGCCCGGGTGGGGCGCGAGCCGGCGGCGGCGATCCTCGAGACGTCGTTCGCGCAGTTCCAGGCCGACCGGTCGATGGTCGGGCACGCGCGCACGATCCGCCGCAACGAGGAAGCCCTCGCCGGCTACGCCGAGGCGATGACCTGCCACCTCGGCGACTTCTCCGAGTACGCCGCCCTGCGCCACCAGCTCCAGCGGCTGGAGAAGGACGCCGCGAAGCAGCGCGCCGCGAGCCGTCGGACGGAGGCGGCGATCAGCCTCGAGGCGCTCAAGGTCGGCGACGTCATCAAGATCCCGTCGGGGCGGCGCGAGGGCTGGGCCGTCGTCGTCGCGACCCCGCGCGGGGCGCGCGGGGAGCACGGCGCGCCGAGCGTCGTCACGCACGACCGCAAGCTGTGGCGGCTCACCCTCGACGACGTCCCGACCCCGGTCGAGCCGGTGACGACGCTGCGGGTGCCCAAGGGCTTCAACGCCAAGAGCCCCAAGGAGCGGCGCGACCTCGCGACGTCGCTGCGGGTCGCCGTGCCGCACGACCCGCCCCCGTCGCGCAGGGCCGTCGCGGCCACGGCGGCCGCCGAGGCGGCCGAGGTCGAGGAGCTGCGCCGGCGGATCCGCGCGCACCCGTGCCACCAGTGCCCCGACCGGGAGACGCACGCCCGGTGGGCCGAGCGGTGGTGGCGGCTCACCCGTGAGACCGACGGCCTGCGGCGCAAGGTCGAGGGGCGCACCGGCAGCGTCGCGCGGACCTTCGACCGGATCTGCGACCTGCTCGAGGAGCTGGGCTACCTCGACGAGGACGGCACCCGGGTCACGCCGGCGGGGGAGCGGCTGCGCCGCCTCTACGGCGAGAAGGACCTGCTCACGGCCGAGTGCCTGCGCCAGGGCGTCTGGCAGCGGCTCGACCCCGCCGGGCTCGCCGCGCTCGTCTCGACGCTCGTCCACGAGCCGCGCCGCGAGGAGGTCGAGGTCGCGCCGCGGATGCCGAACGACGACGTGGCCGAGGCCTGGCACGCGACCGTCGGGGTGTGGAGCCGGCTCGAGGACGCCCAGGACCAGCACGACCTGCCGCGCACCCCGGCCCCCGAGGGCGGCATGGCGTGGATGGTGCACCGCTGGGCCTCGGGCGCGCGGCTCGAGACGGTGCTGCGCGACAGCGAGATCGCCGCCGGCGACTTCGTGCGCCGGTGCAAGCAGATCGTCGACGTCCTCGACCAGCTCGCCGACGCCGCCCCGAGCCCGGTGTTCCGGGCCACGGCGCAGGCCGCCGTCGACAAGGTCCTGCGCGGCGTCGTCGCCGCCGACCGCGTCGACTGA
- a CDS encoding DUF11 domain-containing protein, with protein MRTRVAAPLVAAALLVGFGPTLTTAATAAAGPPKDDAPTLLVPKGEREDGSDEAGNAKLLDAYYYTDLLAGDEKLSLGQAAALREAATAKAGALPTATTAGAARGGAWTSVGPDPIVQVVRTSNTFAAMAGRVSALAIRKDGTILLGAAQGGVWTYDAAAGTWTSRTRDASTQSVGALALAPSDDRTVYLGTGEANLAGDSYYGDGIWRSSDGGVTWRHVSTLFTGQSVSAITVDPTNARHLYASTLRGRAGSHRTTAPTDQPYGVWESSDGGQNWTLRKGTRDEFAGATNLVMDPQAPSHLWASFWGHEIDASTDGGRTWAPAMSGLPDGQFLQGGTRFSLGISHPKGQAQPTLYTGFDWYDQAGTYHPSRVFKSVGGTSWTDATGSPQTGPDSVVGYCGTQCFYDNVLQPDPTNPDVVYALGLYGYNNSPQSGGIYRSTDGGATWLSLGYDLHPDYHAIAIEADDPSHVVIGNDGGVWQSHNKGGRHTGGPLSTATWENLNGTVDPATGTLLHSTGLAIGQFVSVATVPQVPGQYWGGTQDNGTMRKSLLNGRWFDQSSGDGGNVIVDQTTTNPLNPSAAAYVFGEYFGISPYRFDPSKVGTIFGNETIDGGIDTKDRAEFYVPWTQNRANPNQLFLGTYRLYRTDNAEAPSGGDVTWSPVSGDLTTGCTGAAPNGARGCLISAVGVADGGDGVWVGTDDAVVSVSPDAVTAAQPHWQRVGRAVLPNRPVNAIAVDRSNWRVAYLAYGGFSASTPKRTGHVFATTDGGLTFRDVTANLPDVPVDTIQIDPSDNRVIYVGTDVGAFVSTNGGTSYSRLGSGLPQVAVWQLDYDATNGVLLAGTHGRGAYTLANRGRSAALVVSTADAGVPVGPASTLDYTITVRNIGNGPASDVTITDPVPSGTTFRSADQGGRLTARGVVWSGLRIPAGGQKQVHLRVQVSPSLPRSVKAIVDDGVTVRTGDGVRTSGSPHTTPIAPPYDVAVTSTAQTGGARVGTSASYHVTVTNTGYRSDDYTVSGSGTWPTTAYDASCTTPLSATPTIAAGASTHVCVKVAVPATATDDQRDTESVTVTSAGASGAVGAGLSLTTIAVRSDTVLVDGDGNSPDTSGLYKAAMGGTPYGYWDLAADANLPQSYLLAHENVVWWTGNSYPGPVSPYEAELKALLDGGGRLFLSGQDILDQAAGTTSFVHDYLHVAWDGSETQNDKATVAVHGVPGNPVSGAAGTVVLDHSVLGANFEDQVTPIDPAAKAFTDDTGATDALTVSTGGYKVFFAAFPVEAYGTAADKATLVGNALTWFGQP; from the coding sequence ATGCGCACACGTGTTGCGGCGCCGCTGGTCGCGGCGGCGCTGCTGGTGGGGTTCGGTCCCACCCTGACCACCGCCGCCACCGCGGCGGCCGGCCCCCCGAAGGACGACGCGCCGACCCTGCTGGTCCCCAAGGGGGAGCGCGAGGACGGCTCGGACGAGGCGGGCAACGCCAAGCTCCTGGACGCCTACTACTACACCGACCTGCTCGCCGGCGACGAGAAGCTCAGCCTCGGCCAGGCCGCCGCGCTGCGCGAGGCCGCGACGGCGAAGGCCGGCGCCCTGCCCACCGCGACGACCGCCGGCGCCGCGCGCGGCGGCGCCTGGACCTCGGTCGGTCCCGACCCGATCGTCCAGGTGGTGCGGACCTCGAACACCTTCGCCGCGATGGCCGGCCGCGTGAGCGCGCTCGCCATCCGCAAGGACGGCACCATCCTGCTCGGTGCCGCCCAGGGCGGCGTGTGGACGTACGACGCCGCCGCCGGCACCTGGACCTCGCGCACCCGCGACGCCAGCACCCAGTCGGTCGGCGCCCTCGCGCTCGCCCCGAGCGACGACCGCACCGTCTACCTCGGCACCGGGGAGGCCAACCTCGCCGGCGACAGCTACTACGGCGACGGCATCTGGCGCTCCTCCGACGGCGGCGTGACCTGGCGGCACGTCTCCACCCTCTTCACCGGCCAGTCGGTCTCGGCCATCACGGTCGACCCGACGAACGCCCGGCACCTCTACGCCTCCACGCTGCGCGGCCGCGCCGGATCGCACCGCACGACGGCGCCGACCGACCAGCCCTACGGCGTCTGGGAGTCCAGCGACGGCGGCCAGAACTGGACGCTGCGCAAGGGCACCCGCGACGAGTTCGCCGGCGCCACCAACCTCGTCATGGACCCCCAGGCGCCCTCGCACCTCTGGGCGTCGTTCTGGGGCCACGAGATCGACGCGTCGACCGACGGCGGCCGCACCTGGGCGCCGGCGATGAGCGGTCTGCCGGACGGGCAGTTCCTCCAGGGGGGCACCCGGTTCTCGCTCGGCATCTCGCACCCGAAGGGCCAGGCGCAGCCGACGCTCTACACCGGGTTCGACTGGTACGACCAGGCCGGGACCTACCACCCGTCCCGCGTCTTCAAGAGCGTCGGGGGGACGTCGTGGACCGACGCCACCGGCTCCCCGCAGACCGGTCCGGACTCCGTCGTCGGCTACTGCGGCACCCAGTGCTTCTACGACAACGTGCTGCAGCCCGACCCGACCAACCCCGACGTCGTCTACGCCCTGGGCCTCTACGGCTACAACAACTCGCCGCAGTCGGGCGGCATCTACCGCTCCACCGACGGCGGCGCGACCTGGCTGAGCCTCGGCTACGACCTGCACCCCGACTACCACGCCATCGCCATCGAGGCCGACGACCCGTCGCACGTCGTCATCGGCAACGACGGCGGCGTCTGGCAGTCGCACAACAAGGGCGGTCGGCACACCGGCGGTCCGCTGTCGACGGCGACCTGGGAGAACCTCAACGGCACGGTCGACCCGGCCACGGGAACCCTCCTGCACTCGACGGGTCTGGCCATCGGCCAGTTCGTCTCGGTGGCGACGGTCCCGCAGGTCCCCGGCCAGTACTGGGGCGGCACGCAGGACAACGGCACGATGCGCAAGTCGCTGCTCAACGGCCGCTGGTTCGACCAGTCCAGCGGTGACGGCGGCAACGTCATCGTCGACCAGACGACGACGAACCCGCTCAACCCGAGCGCCGCGGCCTACGTCTTCGGCGAGTACTTCGGCATCAGCCCCTACCGCTTCGACCCGAGCAAGGTCGGCACGATCTTCGGCAACGAGACGATCGACGGCGGCATCGACACGAAGGACCGGGCCGAGTTCTACGTCCCGTGGACCCAGAACCGCGCCAACCCGAACCAGCTCTTCCTCGGGACCTACCGGCTCTACCGCACCGACAACGCCGAGGCCCCGTCCGGCGGCGACGTCACGTGGTCGCCGGTCTCCGGTGACCTCACCACGGGGTGCACCGGCGCGGCGCCCAACGGCGCCCGCGGCTGCCTCATCTCCGCGGTCGGCGTCGCCGACGGCGGCGACGGGGTGTGGGTCGGCACGGACGACGCCGTCGTCTCGGTCAGCCCCGACGCGGTGACCGCGGCGCAGCCGCACTGGCAGCGCGTCGGCCGCGCCGTCCTGCCGAACCGTCCGGTCAACGCCATCGCGGTCGACCGGTCGAACTGGCGGGTCGCCTACCTCGCCTACGGCGGCTTCTCGGCCTCCACGCCGAAGCGCACCGGCCACGTCTTCGCCACGACCGACGGCGGCCTGACCTTCCGCGACGTCACGGCGAACCTGCCCGACGTCCCGGTCGACACCATCCAGATCGACCCGTCGGACAACCGCGTGATCTACGTCGGCACCGACGTCGGCGCGTTCGTCTCGACCAACGGCGGGACGTCGTACTCGCGGCTCGGCTCCGGCCTGCCGCAGGTCGCCGTCTGGCAGCTGGACTACGACGCCACGAACGGGGTGCTGCTCGCCGGCACCCACGGCCGCGGCGCCTACACGCTGGCCAACCGCGGTCGGTCGGCGGCGCTCGTCGTCTCCACCGCCGACGCGGGCGTGCCCGTCGGGCCGGCCAGCACGCTCGACTACACGATCACGGTGCGCAACATCGGCAACGGCCCGGCGTCCGACGTCACCATCACCGACCCGGTCCCGTCCGGCACGACGTTCCGGTCGGCCGACCAGGGCGGGCGCCTCACGGCGCGCGGGGTCGTGTGGTCCGGTCTGCGCATCCCGGCCGGCGGGCAGAAGCAGGTGCACCTGCGGGTGCAGGTCAGCCCGTCGCTGCCGCGGTCGGTCAAGGCCATCGTCGACGACGGGGTCACCGTGCGCACCGGGGACGGGGTCCGCACCAGCGGCAGCCCGCACACCACGCCCATCGCGCCGCCGTACGACGTCGCGGTGACGTCCACCGCGCAGACCGGCGGCGCCCGGGTCGGCACGTCGGCTTCGTACCACGTCACGGTGACCAACACCGGGTACCGGTCCGACGACTACACCGTCAGCGGCTCCGGCACCTGGCCCACCACGGCGTACGACGCCTCGTGCACGACCCCGCTGTCGGCGACGCCGACCATCGCGGCGGGGGCGAGCACCCACGTCTGCGTGAAGGTGGCGGTCCCGGCGACGGCGACCGACGACCAGCGCGACACCGAGAGCGTCACGGTCACCTCGGCCGGGGCGTCCGGGGCCGTCGGGGCGGGGCTGTCGCTGACGACCATCGCGGTCCGCAGCGACACCGTGCTCGTCGACGGTGACGGCAACAGCCCCGACACGTCGGGGCTGTACAAGGCCGCCATGGGTGGCACGCCGTACGGCTACTGGGACCTCGCGGCCGACGCGAACCTGCCGCAGTCCTACCTGCTCGCGCACGAGAACGTCGTCTGGTGGACCGGGAACAGCTACCCCGGCCCCGTGTCGCCGTACGAGGCCGAGCTGAAGGCGCTGCTCGACGGCGGCGGCCGGCTCTTCCTCTCGGGCCAGGACATCCTCGACCAGGCGGCGGGCACGACGAGCTTCGTGCACGACTACCTGCACGTGGCCTGGGACGGGTCGGAGACCCAGAACGACAAGGCCACCGTCGCGGTCCACGGGGTGCCGGGGAACCCGGTCTCCGGCGCCGCCGGCACCGTGGTCCTCGACCACTCCGTGCTCGGGGCGAACTTCGAGGACCAGGTCACCCCGATCGACCCGGCGGCCAAGGCCTTCACCGACGACACCGGGGCCACCGACGCCCTGACGGTGTCGACCGGCGGGTACAAGGTCTTCTTCGCCGCCTTCCCGGTCGAGGCCTACGGCACCGCCGCCGACAAGGCGACGCTCGTCGGTAACGCCCTCACGTGGTTCGGCCAGCCGTGA
- a CDS encoding MarR family winged helix-turn-helix transcriptional regulator: protein MLDFDPVDRAGDLWERHFGDATAMRFVTSVMRAQQILLATLDATLKPYGVTFARYEVLVLLHFSRDGRLPLSKIGQRLQVHPTSVTNAIDRLVAAGLVDRAADETDRRRVFASLTPRGTQVVTDATAALMGLEFGVVGLDDEDQTRGFDLLRGLRAAAGDFRD from the coding sequence ATGCTCGACTTCGACCCGGTCGACCGCGCCGGCGACCTGTGGGAGCGGCACTTCGGTGACGCCACGGCGATGCGCTTCGTCACCTCGGTGATGCGCGCGCAGCAGATCCTCCTGGCGACCCTCGACGCCACCCTCAAGCCGTACGGCGTCACGTTCGCCCGGTACGAGGTCCTCGTCCTCCTGCACTTCTCGCGCGACGGGCGGCTGCCGCTGTCGAAGATCGGCCAGCGCCTGCAGGTGCACCCGACGTCGGTGACCAACGCCATCGACCGGCTCGTCGCCGCTGGGCTCGTCGACCGGGCCGCCGACGAGACCGACCGGCGCCGGGTCTTCGCCTCGCTCACCCCGCGCGGCACGCAGGTCGTCACCGACGCGACGGCCGCGCTCATGGGGCTGGAGTTCGGCGTCGTCGGCCTCGACGACGAGGACCAGACCCGCGGCTTCGACCTGCTGCGCGGCCTGCGCGCCGCGGCCGGCGACTTCCGGGACTAG
- a CDS encoding flavin reductase family protein — protein MSSVHFYRPSQGHGLPHDPFNAIVAPRPIGWISTVAPDGTRNLAPYSFFNAFAYTPPIVGFSSTEEKDSARNARETGEFTWSLVTRPLAERMNETSTTEGVDEWERAGLQPAPSRVVAPPRVADSPVGFECRVSQILPLTGADGTPNGAVLTLGEVVGVHIDEDYLQDGIYQTAKAQPVMRAGGPSAYYGISEDLRFDLRRPR, from the coding sequence GTGAGCAGCGTCCACTTCTACCGACCGTCGCAGGGCCACGGCCTGCCCCACGACCCGTTCAACGCCATCGTCGCGCCGCGCCCGATCGGGTGGATCTCGACCGTCGCGCCGGACGGCACCCGCAACCTCGCGCCGTACAGCTTCTTCAACGCCTTCGCCTACACGCCGCCGATCGTCGGCTTCTCCAGCACCGAGGAGAAGGACAGCGCGCGCAACGCGCGCGAGACCGGCGAGTTCACCTGGAGCCTCGTGACCCGGCCGCTGGCGGAGCGGATGAACGAGACGTCGACGACCGAGGGCGTCGACGAGTGGGAGCGGGCCGGGTTGCAGCCCGCGCCGTCCCGCGTCGTCGCGCCGCCGCGGGTCGCGGACTCGCCGGTCGGCTTCGAGTGCCGGGTCAGCCAGATCCTGCCCCTCACCGGCGCGGACGGGACGCCCAACGGGGCCGTCCTCACCCTCGGCGAGGTCGTCGGCGTGCACATCGACGAGGACTACCTGCAGGACGGGATCTACCAGACCGCCAAGGCGCAGCCGGTGATGCGGGCCGGCGGCCCGAGCGCCTACTACGGCATCAGCGAGGACCTGCGCTTCGACCTGCGCCGCCCGCGCTGA